One Bacillus sp. F19 genomic region harbors:
- a CDS encoding S8 family serine peptidase, which translates to MKKKVIKSVASLSIAALVMSNFTFVHAEENQNPGQAPIVAEDQGSEAGIKVSNTENFPSSSAITSDDMQALRNKGEQSIKAQYEREQKNRFAKKDSLNVEEETYNPDDKVSVIVQLKGQTVPQLTASQAGVTPMSVSKGKSLVKEEIQSTKNEIMSTLDLAKSGSNGIKFKHEFNTVMKGFSINDIKYKDLENIKSLPNVKAVTIQQKFYPAVNQQHDLTGIKNVWNGSAVGKPTGYKGEGMLIAIVDTGIDFTHEAFPDPKDMSKTRIKTGKFKREDGTTSYKVVDGYDWADQDSDVIPHVELPDSNTSSHGVHVAGIAAGSGPVIQGVAPEAQLIAEKVFSDKQPGALTEDIIKGIDHASSLGADVINMSLGSSSSFDTRNPNDPVGIAIRNATDEGHIVVVAAGNASNAYADRSGGMGQSIKIGQTPDLNKIGTPGVYPDSFTVAAANNIVTSHKYTFSSNAALTAGGTVGSFTGEGLDDWHWNNDTTKEFELVSLGNNTDGTPKIGQLSDYDGLDVTGKIVLIQRGTLNLTTKVVNAQKKGAAGVIIYNQPNKAPLDNPVGFGLIPYTFISNEDGVKLEDAYKKLNSGGIGPGPGPGSYAATPKPVKFTITNDKLGSGFRESNAGQPTDFTSWGTTSDLLLKPEVMAPGHAIYSSVRVAADKHNTYENQDGTSMAAPYVAGAVADVMQGLIAKGYPTGTRAFAQLTKNLIMNTAIPAKRDYINEENGADRQDYMTEYQPRRQGAGMIRPDLALKSPVVVSGKDGKGSISLKEIGNTATFTLTAQNLSNKEVTYKVNGTVMTDYLKDAGKANSDNIRSRYLEDAKLTVDQKEITIPANSNKRVEVTVSLADSTVKNTFVEGYVYLTPTDDTLPTLNVPYNGFYGDWNEPSVIDNKDTNIWTASNLGTQLAVTGGGNYFTYQELFGQPTSPAQIALGDKYYVIPRGLYPVPALALLRSVRNLKVDVVDKDHNVVTHLSDSNWLSKGDPYTNGMPLRLAPDWTWYGWNEAVPVPDGQYYFAITATPDGPNPKPQKTMYMPMYIDTAAPKMNVVRSAGYDEKTKPETTDTGSYTVRWTMNDGDAGNVGGNVYMALNGSEQFSYKENVKQNADGSYELKVPGLVEGLNIIHVAPVDKAGNMGEAHVIIVNKTSKHAWIDLSTATLNDNPPSMAWEANVKPGDTFNLNFNAVGSADSVKSIQAVILRNYNDHSTIVGEPIDIDMTQNVTQKPYFGIYKEFSVKGKVTIPSTTPKGKYGVKYFLMAEGEKWTDPGVPAVGIQTYLDTDAPTITSLNTTSMKAFVKNDGDPVSLMLNASAGDLISNSRGFKVEFSVDGGAPKSMGANSNNSTLTQTFRYPVVLPSATGDDTQDTHTIKLIATDTLGNVSEYPFTVKLASSKVTLNYTLNGQSKTQDIAIQKVQSSSQTASITMKESLSSAKIYDANKVFYSEQGEPIISGYIQTPNGNLNSTDPVLAPILLLGNPNNRVSSTSIGYTKTGITSWNIPADSYYFQNQPTGYNDIGATPQGDSTFPITMVDFLGNETKIDVKIHKNAYIPKIKFDNGIIDHENNDTVTLFTYDSTYTLKGTVTASQDRFWAVMHDWNRSINGEKATFKNLFDNNSAWRENPVDNPATMDIPQGYEMDTGVRTFSFDTGELQPGANFFEIDGGSIVGSNPAHAMAGIHPLVKNIIVYRLGSSEGADQPLATKAANALTWDRIKGENKHQSLLVTNLALSTFDEANHAIISWNSSNTDVIKNDGTVIRPDQDTSVTLIATATVGGSTAVKTFNVTVAGKETNDDIAANEDSSNITWNIIRGENIDLNDLNSALSLPKFGSNGSRIEWTSDDVKHVTNQGRVYKPLFDEDDAHVELVAKITRNTTTVYKTFNVTVLKDTENKERTILLRAYHSLLGTDLLGDNKLSTEITKDLVLPTSYGNDGVSITWISTNPDVISPDGKVTRPSQNTGVSLTAIFRLGDEGIANEYSFYVRSEDTDTSAVVEAAKGSLVWNAIKKENTDQNAVTTNLNLPTTGNYDTTISWSSSDPKIISTDGKVNRQKAKKPGGRQVTLTATITKGTSSVTRVFDLTVVNIVDRTAPKAPFINNIDDNDLSISGKTEANAAVIVKNKTKVIGTGTADSNGVYRIKLVKQKAGTILTVYAKDEVGNQSTPSKTTVLDRTAPAKPIISSVKVTTKEIQVQGKAEANATVVVQIGKKVVKVKVASNGTFGVNLPKQKGKWTITAYAIDKAGNIGVKVTKTVTIK; encoded by the coding sequence ATGAAGAAAAAAGTGATTAAAAGTGTTGCATCATTATCGATAGCCGCTCTTGTAATGTCGAATTTTACTTTCGTTCATGCAGAAGAAAATCAAAATCCGGGACAAGCGCCAATTGTTGCGGAAGACCAAGGTTCTGAAGCAGGAATTAAGGTAAGTAATACTGAAAACTTTCCAAGTTCGTCAGCCATCACTTCAGATGACATGCAAGCCTTAAGGAATAAAGGCGAACAGAGTATCAAAGCACAGTATGAAAGAGAACAGAAAAACCGATTTGCAAAGAAAGACTCGCTAAACGTAGAAGAAGAAACGTATAACCCAGATGACAAGGTTTCTGTTATTGTTCAATTAAAAGGACAAACAGTACCTCAATTGACTGCAAGTCAAGCTGGTGTTACTCCAATGTCAGTAAGTAAGGGGAAAAGTCTTGTAAAAGAAGAAATTCAGTCAACGAAAAATGAAATCATGAGTACCTTAGATCTTGCTAAGTCGGGAAGTAACGGTATCAAGTTTAAGCATGAATTTAATACGGTTATGAAAGGATTTAGTATTAACGATATTAAATACAAAGATTTAGAAAATATAAAATCATTACCTAATGTTAAAGCAGTGACAATCCAACAGAAATTTTATCCTGCTGTAAATCAACAACATGATTTAACGGGGATTAAAAATGTATGGAATGGTTCAGCAGTAGGAAAGCCTACTGGTTACAAAGGTGAAGGTATGCTTATTGCAATCGTTGATACAGGTATCGACTTTACACACGAAGCGTTCCCAGATCCAAAAGACATGAGTAAAACACGAATCAAAACAGGAAAATTTAAACGAGAAGATGGTACAACATCATATAAAGTTGTCGACGGGTACGACTGGGCTGATCAAGATAGTGATGTTATACCACACGTTGAACTTCCAGACTCAAATACAAGTTCACATGGTGTGCACGTAGCAGGTATTGCAGCTGGTTCTGGACCAGTGATTCAAGGGGTTGCGCCAGAAGCACAGCTTATCGCAGAGAAAGTGTTTTCTGATAAGCAACCAGGTGCGTTAACAGAAGATATTATAAAAGGAATCGACCATGCATCCTCATTAGGTGCAGATGTTATTAACATGAGTCTTGGATCATCTTCTTCATTTGATACAAGAAACCCTAACGATCCAGTAGGAATTGCAATTCGAAATGCAACAGATGAAGGTCACATTGTAGTTGTAGCAGCAGGTAATGCTTCAAATGCATATGCTGACCGTTCAGGCGGAATGGGACAAAGCATAAAAATCGGGCAAACACCTGATTTAAATAAAATTGGAACTCCTGGAGTGTATCCGGATTCATTTACGGTTGCAGCAGCAAATAATATCGTAACTAGTCATAAGTATACGTTCTCATCAAATGCTGCTTTAACAGCGGGAGGAACAGTCGGATCTTTCACTGGAGAAGGTCTTGACGATTGGCATTGGAACAATGACACAACGAAAGAATTTGAGTTAGTGTCGTTAGGGAATAACACAGATGGAACGCCAAAAATTGGTCAACTATCTGATTACGATGGTCTTGATGTAACAGGAAAAATCGTCTTAATTCAACGTGGTACGTTAAACTTGACAACAAAAGTTGTGAATGCACAGAAAAAAGGTGCTGCAGGGGTCATCATTTATAACCAACCAAATAAAGCACCGCTTGATAATCCAGTTGGATTTGGATTAATTCCATATACGTTTATCAGCAATGAAGATGGAGTGAAGTTGGAAGATGCCTATAAAAAGCTAAACAGCGGCGGTATAGGTCCAGGGCCAGGACCAGGATCATATGCAGCAACTCCAAAACCAGTTAAATTTACGATTACAAATGATAAATTAGGGTCAGGCTTTAGAGAATCAAATGCAGGTCAGCCAACAGACTTCACAAGTTGGGGAACAACAAGTGATTTATTGTTAAAACCTGAAGTAATGGCACCTGGACATGCGATTTATTCATCTGTACGTGTCGCTGCAGATAAACATAATACGTATGAAAACCAAGATGGCACGTCAATGGCAGCTCCATACGTTGCGGGAGCGGTTGCAGATGTTATGCAAGGGTTAATCGCAAAGGGTTATCCAACTGGTACAAGAGCATTTGCCCAATTAACTAAAAATTTAATCATGAACACTGCGATTCCAGCAAAAAGAGATTATATAAATGAGGAAAATGGAGCAGACCGTCAAGATTACATGACTGAGTACCAACCAAGACGCCAAGGCGCAGGGATGATTCGACCAGATTTAGCGTTGAAATCACCAGTTGTTGTATCAGGCAAAGATGGTAAAGGAAGCATTAGTTTAAAAGAAATTGGCAATACGGCGACATTCACATTAACGGCTCAAAATCTTTCGAATAAAGAGGTTACGTACAAAGTAAACGGTACAGTAATGACTGATTATTTAAAAGATGCAGGGAAAGCAAATTCGGATAATATTCGTAGTCGTTATCTAGAAGATGCAAAATTAACAGTTGATCAAAAGGAAATTACGATTCCGGCAAATTCAAATAAACGAGTGGAAGTAACCGTTTCACTTGCTGATTCAACTGTCAAAAATACGTTTGTCGAAGGATATGTGTATTTAACACCAACTGACGACACTCTTCCAACGTTAAATGTTCCGTATAACGGATTTTATGGTGATTGGAATGAGCCAAGTGTAATTGATAATAAAGATACTAACATTTGGACAGCATCCAACTTAGGTACGCAATTAGCTGTTACAGGTGGAGGCAATTATTTCACCTATCAAGAACTATTTGGTCAACCAACTTCACCAGCACAAATCGCACTAGGAGATAAATACTATGTAATTCCTAGAGGTCTTTACCCAGTTCCAGCACTTGCGTTACTACGAAGTGTACGCAATCTAAAAGTGGATGTTGTCGATAAAGATCATAATGTTGTCACTCATTTATCAGATAGCAACTGGCTTTCAAAAGGTGACCCTTATACAAATGGCATGCCATTAAGGCTTGCACCAGACTGGACTTGGTATGGATGGAATGAAGCAGTTCCAGTTCCAGATGGACAATATTATTTTGCGATTACAGCAACGCCAGACGGGCCGAATCCAAAACCGCAAAAGACAATGTATATGCCAATGTATATAGATACAGCTGCACCAAAGATGAATGTTGTTCGTTCAGCAGGTTATGATGAAAAAACAAAGCCTGAAACAACGGATACAGGGAGCTATACAGTTCGATGGACGATGAATGACGGAGACGCTGGTAATGTTGGCGGCAATGTGTACATGGCACTTAATGGGTCTGAACAATTTAGCTATAAAGAAAACGTGAAACAAAATGCAGATGGTTCATATGAATTAAAAGTACCTGGCTTAGTAGAAGGTTTAAATATTATCCATGTAGCACCAGTTGATAAAGCTGGTAATATGGGAGAAGCTCATGTAATTATTGTCAATAAAACAAGTAAACATGCTTGGATTGATTTATCAACTGCAACATTAAATGACAATCCTCCAAGTATGGCATGGGAAGCGAACGTTAAACCAGGTGACACCTTTAATTTGAATTTCAATGCTGTTGGAAGTGCTGATAGTGTGAAAAGTATTCAGGCAGTCATATTAAGAAATTACAATGATCATAGTACAATCGTTGGAGAACCAATCGATATTGATATGACACAAAATGTCACACAAAAACCATACTTCGGTATCTATAAGGAGTTTTCAGTTAAAGGGAAAGTAACCATCCCATCGACAACGCCAAAAGGTAAATATGGTGTGAAATATTTTCTAATGGCAGAAGGTGAAAAATGGACGGATCCAGGAGTTCCGGCGGTTGGTATTCAGACATATCTGGATACAGATGCACCAACCATTACGTCATTAAATACAACTTCCATGAAAGCTTTTGTGAAAAACGATGGGGATCCTGTCTCGTTAATGCTGAACGCTTCTGCAGGAGATTTAATCAGTAATTCAAGAGGATTTAAAGTCGAGTTTTCAGTTGATGGCGGCGCACCAAAATCAATGGGAGCGAATTCAAACAACAGTACATTAACTCAAACATTCAGATACCCTGTTGTGTTACCAAGTGCGACTGGTGATGATACACAAGATACTCATACGATTAAATTAATCGCAACCGATACATTAGGAAATGTAAGTGAATATCCATTTACTGTAAAATTAGCTTCAAGTAAAGTAACTCTAAATTATACATTAAATGGACAAAGCAAGACACAAGATATCGCAATTCAAAAAGTTCAGAGTTCAAGTCAAACAGCATCGATTACGATGAAAGAGTCATTGAGCAGTGCAAAAATTTATGATGCAAATAAGGTATTTTATTCGGAACAAGGAGAACCAATAATTAGTGGTTACATTCAAACGCCAAATGGGAATTTAAATAGTACGGACCCAGTACTTGCTCCAATTTTATTACTTGGAAATCCTAATAATAGAGTATCAAGCACAAGCATCGGTTATACAAAAACCGGGATTACATCATGGAATATTCCAGCAGATAGTTATTATTTCCAAAATCAACCAACTGGATACAATGATATTGGGGCTACCCCTCAAGGAGATAGTACGTTCCCGATTACGATGGTTGACTTTTTAGGAAATGAAACAAAAATTGATGTTAAGATTCATAAAAATGCTTATATTCCAAAAATCAAATTTGATAACGGGATTATTGATCATGAAAATAATGATACAGTTACACTCTTTACGTACGATTCAACATATACATTAAAAGGAACTGTAACGGCTTCTCAAGACCGATTCTGGGCTGTAATGCATGATTGGAATCGTTCAATAAACGGCGAAAAAGCAACATTCAAAAATTTATTTGATAATAATTCAGCTTGGAGAGAGAATCCAGTAGATAATCCAGCTACTATGGATATACCACAAGGCTATGAAATGGACACGGGTGTAAGAACATTTAGCTTCGATACAGGTGAACTACAACCAGGCGCTAACTTCTTTGAAATTGATGGTGGAAGTATCGTTGGTAGTAACCCAGCGCATGCAATGGCTGGTATTCATCCACTTGTAAAAAACATTATTGTATATCGTTTGGGTTCATCTGAAGGAGCAGACCAACCGTTAGCAACCAAAGCGGCAAATGCATTAACATGGGATCGCATTAAAGGAGAAAACAAACATCAATCATTATTAGTAACAAATTTAGCATTATCAACTTTTGATGAAGCAAATCATGCAATCATCAGTTGGAATAGTAGCAATACAGATGTAATTAAAAATGACGGAACTGTCATTCGACCAGATCAAGATACAAGTGTGACACTGATTGCGACAGCAACAGTTGGTGGTTCAACTGCAGTGAAAACATTCAATGTAACAGTTGCAGGAAAAGAAACGAATGATGATATTGCAGCAAATGAAGATTCTTCTAATATCACGTGGAATATAATACGTGGAGAAAACATTGATCTAAACGATCTGAATAGTGCATTATCACTACCTAAGTTCGGTTCAAATGGATCAAGAATTGAATGGACTTCTGATGATGTAAAACATGTCACAAATCAAGGACGTGTGTACAAACCGTTGTTTGATGAAGATGATGCACATGTAGAACTTGTTGCCAAAATTACACGTAATACAACAACTGTATACAAAACGTTTAACGTAACGGTTCTAAAAGATACAGAAAATAAAGAGCGAACAATTTTACTTCGAGCATATCATTCGCTTTTAGGAACGGATTTACTAGGTGACAATAAATTATCAACAGAAATTACAAAAGATTTAGTATTACCAACAAGCTATGGAAACGATGGTGTATCAATTACATGGATATCTACTAATCCAGATGTGATTTCTCCTGATGGAAAGGTGACTAGACCATCACAAAATACAGGAGTCTCTTTAACTGCAATCTTCCGTTTAGGTGATGAAGGTATTGCAAATGAATATTCCTTCTATGTACGAAGTGAGGATACAGACACTTCAGCAGTTGTAGAAGCAGCAAAAGGTTCTCTTGTGTGGAATGCGATTAAGAAAGAAAATACAGATCAAAATGCTGTAACAACGAATCTAAACTTACCAACAACAGGTAATTATGATACGACAATTTCATGGTCTTCAAGTGATCCAAAAATTATCTCGACAGATGGAAAGGTAAACCGCCAAAAAGCTAAAAAGCCAGGAGGACGTCAAGTTACGTTAACTGCTACGATCACTAAGGGAACTTCAAGCGTTACAAGAGTATTTGATTTAACTGTTGTAAATATCGTTGATCGTACAGCTCCAAAAGCACCATTCATCAATAATATCGATGATAATGACCTTTCAATCAGTGGTAAGACTGAAGCGAATGCAGCTGTTATTGTAAAAAATAAAACGAAGGTAATTGGAACAGGAACAGCAGATTCAAATGGAGTTTATCGTATTAAATTAGTTAAACAAAAAGCAGGTACAATTTTAACAGTATATGCTAAAGATGAAGTAGGAAATCAAAGTACTCCATCTAAAACTACAGTTTTAGATCGTACAGCGCCAGCTAAACCGATTATTTCAAGTGTGAAAGTAACAACTAAAGAAATTCAAGTACAAGGAAAAGCTGAAGCAAATGCAACGGTTGTTGTACAAATCGGCAAGAAAGTAGTAAAAGTAAAAGTAGCAAGTAACGGTACTTTTGGAGTAAATTTACCAAAACAAAAAGGTAAATGGACTATTACTGCATACGCGATTGATAAAGCAGGTAATATAGGTGTTAAGGTAACAAAAACTGTTACAATCAAGTAA
- a CDS encoding S8 family serine peptidase — MFSLNYEQGTAIKGKLTSGNGTFHFGDASQVITRGDVLADFISRGPSRVLYDIKPEVTAPGVSVLSTVPSYVHGPDQIGNYQYAYERLSGTSMAAPNVSGVAALLLQADPKATPSEVKEKLMNTADPLNGDYSVFEVGAGQVDPYEAVHSQTRIEVVDKTEGKYDKKGNLKTIKEDTGAISLGLF; from the coding sequence ATGTTCTCTCTAAATTATGAACAAGGAACAGCAATCAAAGGGAAATTAACTTCCGGCAATGGCACATTCCATTTTGGTGATGCGAGTCAAGTAATAACAAGAGGGGATGTATTAGCTGACTTCATCTCTCGTGGTCCATCCCGAGTATTGTATGATATTAAACCGGAAGTAACCGCACCTGGAGTTTCAGTATTATCGACTGTACCGTCCTATGTGCATGGACCCGATCAAATAGGGAATTATCAATACGCCTACGAGCGCCTATCCGGTACATCAATGGCGGCTCCTAACGTTTCAGGCGTGGCCGCGCTGTTATTACAAGCCGATCCGAAGGCCACACCATCTGAAGTGAAAGAAAAACTGATGAATACAGCTGATCCGTTAAATGGGGACTATAGTGTATTTGAAGTCGGGGCAGGACAAGTTGATCCGTACGAAGCGGTTCATTCTCAAACTCGAATCGAAGTAGTCGATAAGACGGAAGGAAAATATGATAAAAAAGGAAATCTAAAGACCATAAAAGAAGACACGGGAGCGATCAGCTTAGGCTTATTTTAA
- the radC gene encoding DNA repair protein RadC encodes MTLESIFEVVRIRQEIREAKEVFAAYKITSPMDAEKLAASYIADEDREVFLVMMLNTKNEVIGLHRAHVGSLNASVVHPREVMKSAILNNAASIIVSHQHPSGDPTPSMEDIKVTRRIADAGKTLGIALLDHIIVTHKGNHISLKEKGYL; translated from the coding sequence ATGACTTTAGAATCTATTTTTGAAGTAGTGCGAATCAGACAGGAAATCAGGGAAGCAAAAGAAGTTTTTGCCGCATACAAGATAACTTCTCCAATGGATGCAGAGAAGCTTGCGGCATCCTATATTGCAGATGAGGACAGAGAGGTATTTCTCGTCATGATGCTTAATACAAAAAATGAGGTAATAGGGCTACACCGTGCACACGTGGGAAGTTTAAATGCAAGTGTTGTTCATCCAAGAGAAGTGATGAAATCAGCTATTTTAAACAACGCGGCATCTATTATCGTCAGTCATCAGCATCCCTCCGGTGACCCAACACCAAGCATGGAAGATATAAAAGTTACAAGGAGAATTGCTGATGCAGGGAAGACCTTAGGAATAGCGCTTCTTGACCATATCATTGTAACCCATAAAGGAAACCATATAAGCTTGAAAGAAAAAGGCTATCTATAA
- a CDS encoding sugar-binding protein, whose product MKFKRWFYLLLFLLFMINLFLMLVYGKKTFEAQDRVKPPHQYDYHFALISEEVDNEYWRLIEKGAKDAAEKYNVYLEYLGPKQADNIEQLKFMDKTITGKVDGIIIQGIAHSNFNQLTNKAFERGIEIVTVDTDVADSERKAFVGSDNYMAGVQAGSAMIEDTKGDQYVGIVTGRFDALNQQLRIKGFKDAIKKENRIKLVDIEVSNITKSGALQATYDLLKKHPHINAFYGTSALDGSGIAQVVNQFNLKQRTYIIGFDILPQTLLLLEEGSIDASVVQYPYEMGYQSVEALLHLKNEDESKTLHHTMTRVIHPTDIQDFYEKGTVYENHTK is encoded by the coding sequence ATGAAGTTCAAACGTTGGTTTTATCTTCTATTATTTCTGCTATTTATGATCAATCTCTTCTTAATGCTTGTTTACGGCAAAAAAACATTTGAAGCCCAAGATCGGGTGAAACCACCTCATCAATATGACTATCATTTCGCTTTAATATCGGAAGAAGTAGATAATGAATACTGGAGGTTAATAGAAAAAGGAGCAAAAGATGCAGCTGAAAAATACAATGTTTATTTGGAATATCTAGGCCCTAAACAGGCTGATAACATTGAACAGTTAAAGTTTATGGATAAGACTATTACTGGTAAGGTAGATGGAATCATCATTCAAGGGATTGCTCATTCGAATTTTAACCAGCTCACAAACAAAGCATTCGAAAGGGGGATAGAGATTGTGACTGTTGATACGGATGTCGCTGACAGTGAGCGGAAGGCATTTGTCGGTTCGGATAATTATATGGCAGGAGTACAGGCAGGGAGCGCTATGATCGAGGACACAAAGGGAGATCAATATGTCGGAATTGTAACAGGAAGATTCGACGCTTTGAACCAACAGCTTCGAATAAAAGGGTTCAAGGATGCAATTAAAAAGGAAAACCGTATAAAACTGGTTGATATTGAAGTATCCAATATTACAAAGAGCGGTGCACTGCAAGCTACATACGATTTATTAAAGAAGCACCCTCATATAAATGCTTTTTATGGGACTAGTGCTCTTGATGGTTCGGGGATTGCCCAAGTGGTCAATCAGTTTAACTTAAAGCAGAGGACGTATATTATTGGTTTTGATATTTTGCCGCAAACACTTCTTCTATTGGAAGAAGGCTCTATAGATGCATCTGTTGTCCAATACCCATATGAAATGGGATATCAATCAGTTGAAGCATTGCTTCATTTGAAAAATGAAGATGAAAGTAAAACACTACATCACACCATGACTAGGGTAATCCACCCTACCGACATTCAAGACTTCTATGAGAAGGGAACTGTATATGAAAACCATACGAAGTAA
- a CDS encoding histidine kinase: MKTIRSKLLLSFFAFVVLFNVVSVSIYFSSRSFLLEYDASFERFLLMNQISQDSNLLYEKTNAYVVEKNQTSIQEFHKVRHLLESSIIKLETNKNSLDPIQLQKYINTIKNFVLECEMTVGFVIRDDIVQYTKHLREARKTSTYLQETTMSLIDLELTDYQSFFAGMEQRNESFKWFTFFLFNTTVLLAISFAIWFSKGINRPIQSLSRAANEISAGKFDGQAVDIESNDELKLLGNTFNTMRDNIRQYIIEMEEKSELDRLFKELELKHLQNQINPHFLFNTLNTVSRMAYLENAEDTSRLIDSVSSLLRYSLGDNKKSVLLRAEVDAVTDYFYIQQTRFGDRITFHKHVEDTCLDIEIPRLSLQPLVENSFIHGVEGKEEGGEISLHVYKEEQNTVVEIRDNGAGMSGEQIHSLLTFSSSGHQLPHVGHSTGIGLINVVRRLQLFYQYDHVIEILSAPGKGTSIKLLLPKEGKLYERSDR, translated from the coding sequence ATGAAAACCATACGAAGTAAGCTGCTCCTTTCCTTTTTTGCCTTTGTTGTTTTATTCAATGTAGTGTCTGTTTCTATTTATTTTAGCAGTCGATCTTTCTTGTTAGAGTATGATGCAAGTTTCGAACGTTTTTTATTAATGAATCAAATTTCGCAAGATTCAAATCTTCTATATGAAAAAACCAATGCTTATGTGGTTGAGAAAAATCAAACTTCCATACAGGAGTTTCATAAGGTCCGTCATTTATTAGAAAGTAGCATAATAAAGCTGGAGACGAATAAAAATAGCCTAGATCCCATCCAACTTCAGAAGTATATCAATACCATCAAGAATTTTGTATTAGAATGTGAGATGACGGTCGGATTTGTCATTCGTGATGACATTGTCCAATATACGAAACATCTGAGAGAAGCACGAAAGACTTCCACTTATTTACAAGAGACGACTATGTCTCTAATTGATTTAGAGTTAACAGACTATCAATCTTTCTTTGCAGGAATGGAACAACGAAATGAATCATTCAAGTGGTTTACCTTTTTTCTGTTTAATACTACTGTCTTGCTGGCCATTTCTTTTGCAATATGGTTTTCAAAGGGCATTAACCGTCCGATTCAAAGCCTATCTAGAGCTGCCAATGAAATTTCTGCTGGAAAGTTTGATGGTCAAGCCGTTGACATTGAATCCAATGATGAGTTAAAGCTCCTCGGAAATACGTTTAATACAATGCGTGACAATATCCGTCAGTACATCATTGAAATGGAAGAGAAATCAGAGCTTGACAGGTTGTTTAAAGAATTGGAACTAAAGCATCTGCAAAATCAGATTAATCCCCACTTTCTATTTAATACTTTGAATACGGTTTCAAGGATGGCGTATCTCGAAAATGCAGAAGATACATCACGTTTGATAGATTCTGTCTCTTCTTTATTACGGTATAGTTTAGGCGATAATAAAAAATCCGTATTGTTAAGGGCAGAGGTAGATGCCGTCACCGATTATTTTTATATCCAGCAAACCCGATTTGGTGATCGGATTACCTTTCATAAGCATGTAGAGGATACATGTTTAGATATTGAAATCCCGAGACTATCCTTACAGCCCCTAGTTGAAAACTCCTTCATTCATGGGGTGGAGGGTAAAGAAGAAGGAGGGGAAATATCTCTTCACGTATATAAAGAGGAACAGAACACAGTTGTAGAGATAAGGGACAATGGCGCAGGAATGTCAGGGGAACAGATTCATTCTTTGTTAACCTTTTCATCCAGTGGACATCAACTTCCTCACGTTGGTCATTCTACAGGTATCGGTCTAATTAATGTGGTTCGACGGCTTCAGCTGTTTTATCAATATGACCATGTTATAGAGATCTTATCAGCGCCTGGGAAAGGAACATCTATAAAATTACTGTTGCCAAAGGAGGGGAAGTTATATGAACGTAGTGATCGCTGA